Sequence from the Solea senegalensis isolate Sse05_10M linkage group LG1, IFAPA_SoseM_1, whole genome shotgun sequence genome:
GATTCAGGCTAGCTGCTTTATCACCTTCCAGGTCCAACTGATTAGTCGAGCAGTCTCCATCTGTTGTGCTATCTCTACTTGCCTTCCCATTGTCTTCATTACTCTCAGCCTTCACTTTTCCTTCTATAATGGGACACTGTGCTTCTTTACTGTCCTCTTTCTTAggcttttctgttttattgttatcTGTCATCCAGTTAGCTCTGTCCTTGATCTGACCTGGGACCTCAACTGCCTCCACACTATGCTGGCTGTCTTGTTCACCGTCACATTTTATAGTCTGCTTTTGCTCTTCTGGCTGTATGTCTGCTGTAAGACCTGCAGAGGGCCACTGGCTCTGTAAGCTGTTAAGTCTTTGGGTTAGGAGAGCTTGCTGGGCTGTGCTGAGACCAACAAATGGCACACACTGTGTGAGGAGCTGGCCTTGCTGGTTCTCTTGGTGCTGCTGAGTTTGGGCTTGAAGCCCATTCAAGATCAAGGGCATGACCATCTGAGGCTGAGGCACGAGCTGATGTGCGGCTGCACCAGGAGCTGCACCGGCTGCAAACagtgaggggaggagggagtgtgagagagtgtttgGATTCGAtgtgaggagggtgaggaagGCTGAGACTGCCTGAGCTGAGGCCACAGGGGAGGTGAGAAGGGAGGGAGCCACTTGTGAAGTTTGAATCTGCTCTCCGTCTTTTGTAGCCGTCACCATCACTGTCCCAGGAGAAGCACAGTTGGTTGTTGTCACTAACTGAGTGGATCCATTTCTAGATGAGCTACTAGTATTTGGAGCAGTGGGGGTGCTGCCTCCTAAACCAGCAGTGGTCGCTGCACTGTTTGCAGCATGTGCAACAATTCCAGCATTCCTGCTGCGGGTCTGATGCAAGACAGATTTCATATGGCTCTCGAGGGTGATGGCGTGATTGTAAGAAACTCGACATACAGCACATTGGTAGGGTTTATTTGATACGTATGGCCGAGACAAAACAGGAACTGAAGGAGATTGAGGATCATTTTCGCCACCTTGTTTGGCAGAGCCTGTCGTCATCCTCTGAATGTGGGATGCAGAGTTGTAATGAACACTCAAGGCAGTTCTGCTGGGAAAATTTTCCAGGCAGGCATTGCATTTGAATGAGCGGGTGTTATTTTCACGTGGCACACCATTTTTACCAACTGACTTTTCACTGGCTTCTgggatttctgtgttttcatctgCATTTTTCTGTTTGGCTCCTGTGAGTTTATTTCCCTCCTCTTCTGGCTCAGGCTCAGGTTCACCTCCCTCCTGTTCCATTAttctctcttcctccatctctttGTCTCCTTGAGTCGGGGTAGCGTCTGAATTCTTGCTTGATTGGGAGGGCTCTGAACCAACGCCTTCACCGGGCTTTAGTTGCGGGGATTCAGAAtctgataaaaagtcatatatGCAAATTAATAAGTCAATCTTTAATTGACAAATCAAAAcgtaaatgttaaattaaatggGTACTGAGTGGTtataaacagaaaacacattctactAATTTGTTGTAGTGTTCAAATGtggtgattttctttctctttatgATTTACCTATCATTCAAGTATTTTTCATCCTCACCTGAAGACTTTTGAGCACctttgtcctcctctctttcactGGCACTCTGTTTTAGAACAGCctgttcaaagaaaataaaaatctgaaaagcCTTCACAGAAAACTTCCCTCCCCGAACTGCTCCTTTAGGATGACATAAATGCTACGTAGCTTTAGAGCAGCACAACATTTAGGCGTGACCCATCGTGTGGTTATATTACTCAAAGCAAATTTAACTAGCCTTTCATTTGCAAATTACCCTTGAGGCATATATTAAGCTATCTGATTAGTTAAGTCACCATGTCAGCTCCCTTTGTTTCTACACTCTTCATGACCATAACTTGTGAATCACCAATCAAACTTGATGTCCACACAGCAAATTGGTATGCAGAAATATTagaacaataaaatgtttaagaaaaaaatattcagtgcTAACTGCCGAAAGTATTTGCACAAATAAGGGATGTTATTACCAAGTAACCAAGAAGTATTAAATGCACGTATGTAGgaatgcacaatattatcagcaCCATACCGGTATCAGCCGATATTGGCCTTAAAATGCATTATCGAATATCGACAAATATGCCTACATTCCTTCCAAGCAACCAATGAAGCTGGTtggctgctacctccttgactacTATGCTGGCGCCCTCTACAACAATTATATAATTTCAGTATCAGTTATTGGCTCAAGTACTTactatatgtataaaaaagtcCAAGATCTTGCTTCTCTACATGTATGCAACATTTCTCTCTAACCTCTattttgacattcattttttaaacgTTTTTACAGTCAGCCACTAATACTTGTTTGATGAAGCTTTCGTGTTGAGAGTTGGCTTAAGGTTTGTGAGAGTTTCCCTTTTTAGCCCATTTCACTAAGAGTTTGATCATTCTCTAAAGTTACCCCTTTCAAAAAGCATAATGTGTGGGGTTGAGGGTGGCAGCCACACTTACAATGTCCAACAGTCTGTCGACACAAGATGGAAGTACACTGTGTTGCTCAGTGAGATGCAGAGACAGGGAGGATCTGTCTGGTTGGCCTTTTTGGCAGAGGGGGCACAGCCACTCTGCCACCCCATTGCTTTCACTGCTCGGTGTCTCTCCAGACTCCTCCTGGAAAATTAAAGAGCATATTTGAGAATATTACTCCCTCTGTTGATATCAAGGATTTcacagataaaaagaaaaacctaaGAGCAATGTGGAATAAAAAGTAATTACATGGAATCAagtgtattgttattgtttcatgTTTGCCTGATCACAAGCATTTATCATACTCTGCCAAGTTTAAAACTCTAAATGTAAACCTTTTCATAAAGGATGCAACAGTAAAACTAATCCTAGATCAGGATATCTCAGTCCTACAAGTCTTTGAAATCTTATTTGTGActtctttttaaacattaacCATGTAGGGAGGTCCCCACTATTTTGTCTACACAATAAAGCAATTGTTTAAATGACACCTTTGAAATGCAGGGGAGTATCCATATGACACTTTCAGTGGGTTTTACATTGCACTGTGGTGAATTAGgttcacaatgaaaatgaaaacacaccatTGTTCCAGACCTCTTGGCATTAAACCTACTTCAACACAAGGAATGGGCACTGAGAAACATTAGTGAAGTGGCACCAATTCCTTATTGGCCACAGTCAATTAACATctgaagaaacattttttaacttCACTTTAGAGTGGTTGGAAATCAAACAATGCTAGCATAGTCCACTATGGTGTAGCTTGTTACATGAGGCAATTACATTCGATGTTGCACTGTGTTATTTACTCTTGAAACATCGTGGTGGGTGAGTACTTTAAAGAACTTCGACTATATGCACAAAATAACCCCAGAAACAACATCAATcaagcagcagcacagaagtCAGTGCAACCCATTTTCCATCAAAGGAGGGAAATGACGAGGAAAAACAGCCGATATCACGTTTATTGCCACGTTAATTGAAGGAGATTACAAGCATTCACTACAGTGGAGTCCATTTGTTTATACAGAAGAACCTTTTCTCTGGTGGTGTGCAGTAGGAAATACACTTTTCCTACACCACACACCTGCATTTAGGCACCCTCAGCACCAGATTATATTTAATCACCAATAAGTATCTGATTAAACTGTcagtttaaaaaatatgttCTGAATGagtcaaatgttttaatgtacaAGTTGTCAAAAATcatctgaaaaatgaaagagaacCACTGCTCATGATgacaagaaaaaaggaaaatagttGGAAATGTCAACTCAGCATTTCCAACAAATAAATTCCTAAAGATGCCTATCCCTAAATACCACATGTGCacgtacatttttaaaatgcagaGCAGACTGAATCTTTAAGTATCAATGAACACTGCTAGTATAATTATTGGTATTGATACAATCCTGGCCATAACCATACCCTCAACATACTGATCTAATACCACATGTGCATTAAATTTATTAAATGCAAAACAGACTGGAGGAGAAGCAGCAAATGATAACATGTGCTGCCTGACAATCACAAAAGTCCCCCTGCCGCCCTTCCTTCCTCCTTACTCTTTACCTTCACAGTGAGCATGTGAACAACATGTTAATGTAGATCAGAGATCACACTTTGCTCCACACATAGTTTGGAGCTGCAAGTCAGAACAGATCACTCCAACTCTGGCGTATTTCCCTCCAAACATCCATAATCCACGATGCAGCTGGACATCAGGCTCAATGCCACCACAGCTAcactcctcacttcctcctcatgCCAATTAGCAGGCTAGCGGGGATATTCGACTATATTCCATTCCGACAAGGCTGCATCCACACACTACATCACCTTTAACAGCCCTTCATCGCAATGTCATAATTAAAATCATTGACAGAACCAGACTGACGTCTCTTTGCGCACACTTCGCTAATTAATGAGAAGTCTAATTAGCTACGCCGACATGAGATGAATCAATTAGCTAGCAGCTAGGCTGAGTAGCGACTCAAACGTCGCATTAAAGCGGTGTTTCTAGTCGAGCTGCTGCCGTAGTTAAGTGGAAATAATCCCGCAGTGAAAACCACCCTCTTATGTGTGCCATAACACTGGCCGCTGCCCCTCCGTTCCAAACTCATGAAACCAGAAAAGGTTGAAAACAGTCGTGTGACTTTGCTAGCTATAGCCTGTTAGCAGACAGATAATTAACTGCCACCCCCTCCCATCCCCCCACAAACTATGCCCTGGTTCAGGTGGGAACTGCAGCTCCAGCATACAGACTGGTTCGGAgagatataaaaaataaaacacttgctGGACTTCAGTTCACAAACCTCGGCCTCGAGTTAGCTCCGTGTCCCGCTGGATGAGAGGCATGTAAACGCCGCTCCTCCGCCACCGCTCAGCGGAGACCGAGGCCTACACAGCCGTTTAATTAACGAACGTGGCTCCGTTCACAGATGTGTTAGAAAACACTCGCCCCCCTCTCCCTTACCCCCCGCCCTGCAGACCCCCTTTAGACGCGTCCTATCGCTGAAATCCAGACCTTAAACACTTCGGCGCAACACATGTCCATGTAAACTGCAATTTAACCGCTTGTGCTGCCGTTAAGTGGCTGCGAAAAAGCTCTGAAGCGGAGAACAGGGTGGCCGCGATCGGCCCGACGGTGGGGGTGGTGTCGGGAGAGCGAGTGAAAAAGAGACGAGAGGCAGAAAAACTTTGGGTTTAATGTTGGATTTCTGCGAACGATCGGGTAAGTACGAGGCTCGATCCGTCGTCTCTCGGTTGTCCGGCAGTGGCAGGCCACTCTTCCGTACAAAGCAGCGCAATTAATCGATCACAAGCGCGTTTAATTAAGTTGAGAGCAATTAGCTAATGCGTTTTACCTGCATGGTCTCCGCTccagcacgcacacacgcacacgctttCTCTGTGGCTCCTCAGAAgtgaaaagttttctttcctgccctcctctcgctctctctccctccctccctctcctcctccctctctctctctcctgctctccccctccctctcccctgtAGTAAACAGACCACAGCTCCCCCCGAGGGTGGCTGTTGACATTCAGAGGGACACGGATATATAAATCCTTATATAACCCACATATCACTGCTATATTATAATATGATCACTGATCACAGCAGCCTGATGAGACTGTGCCTCGTGGACACACTTCCATTAACGTGCGTGGATCACAGGAGCCCACCCCATCACTCCCCCCACACCCCTCCCTTTAATATTAAACCTTCCTCATTCTTACATTAAAGGTGAATACGAGTCCTCGTCCTGTCCGCCTGGACAGTTAAGTGTCACTCTGACGACCTAAAAAACGAATGCGGTGCGAGACAGGCGTGGGCTGTGTCCCGCGTGTTTCCCCAAAGACAGTCACTGTGGCGTAGGGCGTCTGTGGGGGTAAATTATGATGAGGAAGGGCGGATTAAAACTGCACCACTTACGTCCATGCGTTACTGGGGCAGGAAGGTGATGCTCCTCAACACCCTCATAGGTGTCTGTAACTGCGCCTGTGCAGAATACATTTTTGCTGACGTGTAGCTGCCGCCCAGCTTCATCGGTTGCTCGGATTTTGATGCCGAATTACGCGGACGTAGGGACCTGACCTGTAAAGGTGTGTGAGACTGCAGTCTGCGCTGCTTCGGCTCGTTTTTAAAATTTCCATGGTTCAGTTTGTGGATTTTTACGTGAAGTTCATGCGCGGGtctgctgcagcaacaacagtgCAGCATCAGCGTGGGCTGAATGAGTCAAGTCTTATCAGAAAGAAATACTATTCTATACTTTGATAAAATACTACaatttcaaagtgtttttatgttaatatAATCTGCTGCAGGCAAagtataaatacaattttattagTATTGTATAATGTGTAGTATTATGTAAGTGGATTATTGTTATAATGTTGTATATCACTGTGTTCATGTATTTGCGTGTAATTAATCTACATACTAATTAAAGCTGTAAGGGTAGTATAGGTAGAAAACATACACActattacattacaacattgttgttattatattattacctGCCTGTTATACAGGATACAGATTGTAAATGGTATAAAAGTGAATTTAGCTGCACTCATGATCCTACCACTCTGTTGGTGTTGATGACACTGTGTCATTTCAGATGAGTGTGGAAGTGGAGAGAAAGTTCATATGCAGTGCTGACACTCTGAAGACACTGGAGGAGATCGGGGGTATGAGTTAAATGTGTCTACCATGCATTTACACAAGGGTAAATTTAGAGTTGAGGTTCTTGTCTGATGCTGTGATCCCTGTCAACTTTCACATCTCCTCTGAAACTCTTTTTACAACCTTTACTGCCACTCACTGCTGATTGATTGAAGTcatatgtgcatttatttatccatCTCATTCTCTTTCCTTTCCAGTCTGTGTTGGTCAACGTCAGTTTCATGACCAGTACTTTGACAACCCTCAGTTTGACCTGACGCTGAGAGACATGTGGCTGCGTAAACGTAAAGGATGCTGGGAACTCAAGTGTCCAACAGCAGCCGTCAGTGGGACAGAAGAGATGAGTGGAGAGCATAGTGAGGTGGCAGCACTGTGTACTCGCTACAAGGAGATCACGAACCTGCATGAAATTAAGCAGAGAGTGATGGAGGTTATCAAAGATGTTTGTGAGGACAGAGACGCGGAGACAGActcctcacagcaggagtcctGGCTAAGAAAAATGAATCTGTCATGCTTTGCAGAGTTTACAACAGTGCGGCGGTCATTCACTttagaggaggagggggtgcaCATAGATCTGGACCAAGCTGACTTTGGCTACCATGTGGGGGAGGTAGAGGTGGTCATACCTGAGGGAGGAGATGTGCAGGCTGCCCTGGAGAAGATTGAAAGAACAGCTCAAAAGCTGGGTGAGCTTAAAGCTAACACGCCTCTGGCttttaaacattgtgtttaTGAGGTAGGATGTTAATTTGTCATTTCTTCTGATCTTCCTTCACAGGTCTGACTGGGCATCAACGAGTTGAAGGAAAAATGCATATTTACCTCAAAAGACATAACCCTGCACACTACACCAAATTAAAAAGTGTGCACATCTTGTAAGAGATCAGAGACTGTGTGAAACATTTGCACTTTAGTGTCttgaaactgtgtttttatttattaaaaaaacaaattcaacatATTCCCTGCATTTAAGACAAAAGAcctctctgctccacctgcaCTTTTTTGTCCTATGTTctgcaaatgttgtttttaaatctggtTATAACATGGAATATATGAGTAACTGTTAACACATAATAAATGAGTTGACACACTgactatatactgtaaatgaggGTTGTTGTGTTCAAAAGACAATTTACTTATATTACTACAAATTGTTCACAATTCAGTTTAAAACCATGGAAAATTCTTATGAAATTATTTAGTAATagataatcatttaaatatgttttattgtttcttaCATCTGTTATATGAACCAAGTCACATTAAGTACAACCAGAGGTATACGGGCGATAGAAGGTCATTTTCTAAAAAAGCTGAGGAAGCAGGTTTCTTTAGGTCTTGTTCACTTAATTTACAATCTTAATTTCCCTAAAAGTTGAGACACTTACTAAAATGCAATATAACTAAAAATCTATAATAATTTTAAGGGACTGTAATCCTAATTTAACAGATAAAAAACTATAAAGGTAACACAAGTAACAGTGTTCTGGAAAGTTACACGATTAGCAGATTAGCAGGTGAGGGTATTAAATTAAGCTATAGAAGGAACATCCACCTGAGGCTTAGGGCTTTGTAAGCGAGGATAAGTCTTGGCTCATCATTTTGTTCCAAATATTATGAGAGTTATGAGTCacttcaaaaataatgtttatcaCCACGGGATTACTAAGAATTTAGCTGTGTCGACATCTACAGTTCATAATAAAGAGATTTGGGGAGATCTCTGCTAAATGTATGTGAACATGGAGCTCTCTCAATGTATTGTATGATAAACTGTATTGCTACTGTCATGGACACAGCCATATGGGCTTGGGAGCACTTTGGAAAATCATTGTCACTACACACAGCTTGCTACTGCATCAATAAATGCAACCTCAACTGTATTACGCAAAAGAGGAAGCTATGTACTTATGTAAGTATGTTTTGTGCTGAGTTTCTGGGCTTGAACATCAGTGCTCACGACATGGGTGATCTACATGTATGTGAAGGTATCGCTGATGTGGAGGCTTACATTGATATTTTGGAAGCTGTCATCaagatgacacattttttttcacagaatcTCCATGTCCCTGTTCTGCAGGAGTTACAACAGCATAGACATAGAGTTTGTGTGCTTGACCAGCCTGTCTCCTATTAAAAATGCATGGTGCATCATGGAAGAGAATCACTCAAAGGTGACCACCGACTGTTGAGCAGATCAAGTCTTGCACACAGCAGGAATTTGCAAATAGTTCACATGTACAACGGCAACAATGAGTATCTACAATTCCTAAATGAGTAATTAAATTAACAAGTGATGTAACATAGTGGTAAACTATcctgtgtccaaacttttttttgagtgtgttgcAGGCATCATTGTCTAAATGTAtgtttaacaaataaagtttgtcAATGTAAATAGCTCCCAACCTTTCTGGAAATGGCTCAGGTTTGTGGTTTCTTAGTGGAAGAAGGGCATCAGATCAGGTTCAGGCACAGGGTTGCACTCTGATAAAAGATGGGTTTGTTTTGAGCACAACATTGAATTAATCAATCAGAATGGCTTTCTCGTCTTTTTTTCTAATGAAAATCCAGGTGAATTCCCACTTTCTCGATTGATATTCTAAAAATGAATTTACCAGAAGACAGAGAACTTGTTTTTCAGAGGAAACAGTTGGTTTTACtatcttttaaaataactatGAAATACATCAACACCACTGACCTCAGACCAGGTTCATGCTGGTCCATCTCTCTCCACTGCTCTAGGATGACAATTCATCAACATGTGCTCGACCACAGCTTTGAACTCAACACGCCTGTAGATGTTCAAGTACATTTGAGCTGGACAGGAAAATTAATCTGTGTTCGCATGTCAATAAAAAGCAAAGacacactaataataatattataatgaatGAGGTTTACAATGTGAAGATTAATCATTAACTg
This genomic interval carries:
- the thtpa gene encoding thiamine-triphosphatase isoform X2, translated to MHLHKVCVGQRQFHDQYFDNPQFDLTLRDMWLRKRKGCWELKCPTAAVSGTEEMSGEHSEVAALCTRYKEITNLHEIKQRVMEVIKDVCEDRDAETDSSQQESWLRKMNLSCFAEFTTVRRSFTLEEEGVHIDLDQADFGYHVGEVEVVIPEGGDVQAALEKIERTAQKLGLTGHQRVEGKMHIYLKRHNPAHYTKLKSVHIL
- the thtpa gene encoding thiamine-triphosphatase isoform X1, which gives rise to MSVEVERKFICSADTLKTLEEIGVCVGQRQFHDQYFDNPQFDLTLRDMWLRKRKGCWELKCPTAAVSGTEEMSGEHSEVAALCTRYKEITNLHEIKQRVMEVIKDVCEDRDAETDSSQQESWLRKMNLSCFAEFTTVRRSFTLEEEGVHIDLDQADFGYHVGEVEVVIPEGGDVQAALEKIERTAQKLGLTGHQRVEGKMHIYLKRHNPAHYTKLKSVHIL